One window of Methermicoccus shengliensis DSM 18856 genomic DNA carries:
- a CDS encoding CRISPR-associated helicase/endonuclease Cas3, whose protein sequence is MNETLAKLELKNGEKYFQTLKGHTTDALKILRAYVQRNSDVISQFCERWDINKEKFLKNLFLAVYLHDIGKLTKEFQENIRHNRRSQKYPHAYYGFFLLHESFTETVIDIPMELAAILGHHSQLYDQLYSDHNQFEKPSFLEKEIMEFVDNAVNVYEELRFNEFFGFDGFTGTIPEFRWKKINGVRNKFIRKIKVYLDENGNWERTKSIFSYFFAILQTCDDYASAHFSRFVESYGGEERLFDGVLENPDEYVPVLRIDNLTKTVLGDKDPYEFQKDLLDAPKFVTLFAPCGRGKTEAALLWALNTLKKHGRNKIVFAMPTQATSNAMYDRLKAIFGEENVGLYHGRSFIKLRDDSKKEEEGFEDEKDVDEIRSETFKGNVFFKPITITTVDHVIYSFVKGFSQADFALGNLQNAVIIFDEVHYYEKLTLEHLLTLFKRLIKMDIPHLLMSGTLPDFMLKELDNCYEHITDKEGLEFRPFKLEFHEKSVFDDEVINEIVRGYKKGLSQFAILNTVERAKQLYLRLKEELKDEANIMLYHSQFTYSDRVKKENEIYSRIKNKPFILVATQVIEVSLDISCDVMYSELAPPDALGQRAGRLNRKGETWSNGIEHALKIYMPEKHFPYEEDLFEKVQSAVGDYQGPMSYKEVKEFCDKVYADYAPEVPSDLLSLFKRCTVFGYNWRDITFDGEEGRRFRVRDDRIQHVDVIPECIYEEEGDSGLKVQNMAKIPLSYLMRDRREGLGRFYPVEVQKGRRTKTYRICRHPYSYEIGFDYGAEIDDMCII, encoded by the coding sequence ATGAATGAAACCTTAGCTAAACTTGAGCTCAAAAACGGAGAAAAGTACTTCCAGACACTCAAAGGTCACACAACAGACGCACTTAAGATACTCAGAGCATACGTACAGCGGAACTCCGACGTGATCTCGCAGTTCTGTGAAAGATGGGATATAAATAAAGAAAAATTTCTAAAAAACCTATTTTTGGCTGTATATCTTCACGACATTGGCAAACTGACGAAAGAATTTCAGGAAAATATAAGACATAACAGAAGATCACAAAAATATCCGCACGCCTATTACGGATTCTTTTTGCTTCACGAGTCCTTTACGGAGACGGTTATCGACATCCCCATGGAGCTTGCCGCGATTCTTGGACATCACTCGCAGCTCTACGACCAGTTATATAGCGACCACAATCAGTTTGAGAAACCCAGTTTTCTGGAAAAAGAAATCATGGAGTTCGTAGATAATGCCGTGAATGTGTACGAAGAGCTAAGATTCAACGAATTTTTTGGATTTGATGGGTTTACTGGAACGATTCCAGAATTCAGGTGGAAGAAAATCAACGGTGTTAGGAATAAGTTTATCAGGAAAATAAAGGTGTATTTAGACGAAAACGGGAACTGGGAGCGAACGAAATCGATATTCTCCTATTTCTTCGCAATCCTCCAGACATGCGATGATTATGCAAGTGCACACTTTTCAAGATTCGTAGAGAGTTATGGCGGCGAAGAAAGGCTATTCGACGGCGTCCTTGAAAATCCCGATGAATACGTCCCGGTGCTGAGGATTGATAATCTCACCAAGACAGTTCTTGGGGATAAAGACCCGTACGAATTTCAGAAGGATCTGCTTGATGCACCGAAATTCGTGACGCTCTTTGCTCCATGCGGAAGGGGCAAAACTGAAGCAGCCTTATTGTGGGCTTTAAACACCCTGAAAAAACACGGGAGAAACAAAATCGTTTTTGCAATGCCCACACAGGCGACGAGCAACGCAATGTATGACAGACTCAAAGCAATTTTCGGTGAGGAAAACGTCGGGCTGTACCACGGAAGAAGCTTCATCAAGCTCAGGGACGACTCAAAAAAAGAAGAGGAAGGTTTTGAGGATGAAAAGGATGTAGATGAAATAAGAAGTGAGACCTTTAAAGGAAACGTCTTTTTCAAGCCAATAACGATCACGACAGTCGATCACGTGATTTACTCGTTCGTTAAGGGATTCAGTCAGGCGGATTTCGCTCTGGGAAATCTGCAGAATGCAGTGATCATTTTTGATGAAGTGCACTACTACGAAAAATTAACTCTGGAACACCTCTTGACTCTGTTTAAGCGGCTGATAAAAATGGACATTCCTCATTTGCTCATGTCCGGAACTCTGCCAGATTTCATGCTTAAAGAGCTGGATAACTGCTATGAGCACATTACCGATAAAGAAGGTCTTGAATTCAGACCATTCAAGTTAGAATTTCATGAGAAATCCGTATTTGATGATGAGGTTATAAATGAGATCGTGAGGGGTTATAAAAAGGGACTGAGTCAATTTGCCATTTTAAACACCGTTGAAAGGGCAAAACAACTTTACTTGAGACTGAAAGAGGAGTTAAAAGATGAAGCAAATATAATGCTCTACCATTCTCAATTTACCTACAGCGATAGAGTGAAAAAAGAAAACGAAATTTACAGCAGAATCAAAAACAAACCATTCATTCTGGTCGCAACGCAGGTAATTGAGGTCTCACTGGACATTTCGTGTGATGTCATGTATTCCGAGCTTGCCCCACCGGATGCCCTCGGGCAGAGAGCGGGAAGGCTGAACAGGAAAGGTGAAACGTGGAGCAATGGGATTGAACATGCCTTGAAGATATACATGCCAGAGAAACATTTTCCCTACGAGGAAGATTTATTCGAGAAGGTACAATCGGCTGTGGGAGACTATCAGGGGCCGATGAGTTATAAAGAGGTTAAAGAGTTCTGTGATAAGGTTTACGCAGATTACGCACCTGAGGTCCCGAGTGATCTGTTGTCTCTTTTCAAAAGATGTACGGTCTTTGGTTATAACTGGAGGGACATCACTTTTGATGGCGAGGAAGGGCGAAGGTTCAGAGTTAGAGACGACAGAATCCAGCACGTTGACGTTATACCAGAGTGTATTTACGAAGAAGAAGGGGATAGTGGACTCAAGGTGCAGAACATGGCAAAAATACCGTTATCCTATCTGATGAGAG
- the cmr6 gene encoding type III-B CRISPR module RAMP protein Cmr6 has protein sequence MGDRIVFYLPKDLRGIIKETFVKGKCNNVFDNLSLVITKYCPFSEKDGKREKPKYDKFGYEIKLPENALNKYNVFCKCQIDLWNSLSAEILKLTTKSRLVVGLGDESVYETSIRLHRNYGVPYIPGSALKGVTKHYAILELTEKLKDIKEFKDVDFFNLAKKVQDALENPAKDENSEEDVKKAIKEKLGGVSERTPDAVFWEMQILRKMFGTQNQEGSIIFFDAFPNPKSIKDKPILELDIMSPHYQPYYREGKEPGDWYDPKPIFFLAVPRGIEFHFALAYREMSREQLEKAQNQKLLENARALLCEALKEHGVGAKTALGYGRMIDE, from the coding sequence ATGGGAGATAGAATCGTGTTTTATCTTCCAAAAGATTTGCGGGGTATAATCAAGGAAACATTTGTTAAAGGGAAGTGCAACAATGTTTTTGATAACTTGAGTCTTGTAATTACGAAATATTGTCCTTTTTCGGAGAAGGATGGTAAACGTGAGAAACCAAAGTACGATAAATTTGGTTATGAGATCAAATTACCCGAAAATGCTTTGAATAAATATAATGTTTTTTGCAAGTGTCAAATAGACTTGTGGAATTCGTTGAGCGCTGAAATTCTTAAATTAACAACAAAATCCCGCTTAGTCGTTGGCTTGGGGGATGAAAGCGTTTACGAAACGAGCATTCGTTTACACCGCAACTACGGCGTCCCCTACATTCCGGGATCGGCTTTGAAGGGCGTTACAAAGCATTATGCAATTTTGGAGTTAACTGAGAAGCTAAAAGACATCAAAGAATTTAAAGATGTGGATTTCTTTAATCTTGCAAAAAAAGTTCAGGATGCACTGGAAAACCCTGCAAAAGACGAAAATAGTGAGGAGGATGTAAAGAAAGCAATAAAAGAGAAACTTGGGGGTGTATCAGAAAGAACGCCTGATGCCGTGTTTTGGGAGATGCAGATTTTGAGAAAGATGTTTGGAACTCAAAATCAGGAAGGATCGATCATCTTTTTCGACGCATTCCCAAATCCGAAAAGTATCAAAGACAAGCCCATATTGGAACTTGACATTATGAGCCCACACTATCAGCCCTATTATCGGGAAGGTAAGGAACCGGGAGATTGGTACGATCCAAAACCAATCTTCTTCCTTGCGGTGCCAAGAGGTATTGAATTCCACTTTGCCCTTGCTTACAGGGAAATGAGCCGGGAACAACTTGAAAAAGCTCAGAACCAAAAATTGCTTGAGAATGCAAGGGCTCTCCTGTGTGAGGCTTTGAAGGAACACGGAGTTGGAGCTAAAACAGCTTTAGGCTATGGTCGGATGATTGATGAATGA
- the cmr5 gene encoding type III-B CRISPR module-associated protein Cmr5, with product MRTLEQIRAEFAYKKINEVKGKPFESEYARYVKNASAMILINGLGNTLAFYLSKSKKKDDESEEENAYSTLYKHINEWLNERCFCSGDAIEWIIETDSTKVFQVTQDVLALLNWMKKFAKATLKEDEDGR from the coding sequence ATGAGAACCCTTGAGCAGATAAGGGCAGAGTTCGCCTACAAAAAGATCAACGAAGTTAAAGGTAAACCGTTTGAATCCGAATACGCAAGATATGTGAAGAATGCATCGGCTATGATACTCATAAATGGTCTTGGCAACACTCTGGCTTTTTATCTATCTAAATCTAAGAAAAAAGATGATGAATCCGAAGAAGAAAATGCATATAGCACACTTTACAAACATATCAATGAATGGCTCAATGAAAGGTGTTTTTGCAGTGGTGATGCAATAGAATGGATAATAGAGACAGACTCAACAAAAGTCTTTCAAGTAACTCAAGACGTTTTAGCTTTACTTAACTGGATGAAGAAGTTTGCAAAGGCTACGCTCAAGGAGGATGAAGATGGGAGATAG
- the cmr4 gene encoding type III-B CRISPR module RAMP protein Cmr4, which translates to MFEKALVLGLYSITPVHAGSGAELSVIDLPIQRERHTQFPVVWGQSLKGVLRRAYHSVELAEINERREKNGEGSLDDTIKELEEKVKTVNGKEKEEGESKLRELRELIRNPPKTKIIFGPITEKASDHAGAISVGDAKILLFPVRSLKGVFAYVTCPLVLERFKRDLEIAGMKNDFEIPSVNYDEVIISTNSSLVDGDKVVLEDVILKDRREDIGNLANQVSVLSSVNVDENRIAIINNDLFRDLVKTATEIVARVKIDSMKGTVQSGALWYEEYLPSDCLLYSVIAIGKPKKEVNGLKTSDDVKEELPNFNNKFVQIGGNETVGKGFVKIKIWEGSE; encoded by the coding sequence ATGTTTGAAAAAGCTTTGGTTTTGGGCTTGTACAGCATAACGCCCGTGCACGCCGGGAGTGGAGCGGAGCTTAGCGTTATAGATTTGCCGATACAAAGGGAAAGGCACACGCAGTTTCCGGTGGTATGGGGGCAGAGTTTGAAGGGTGTTTTGAGGAGAGCGTATCATTCGGTCGAATTGGCTGAGATAAACGAAAGAAGAGAAAAAAACGGGGAAGGAAGTCTTGACGATACTATAAAAGAACTTGAGGAAAAAGTTAAAACTGTGAATGGCAAAGAAAAAGAGGAAGGAGAATCTAAATTAAGGGAACTTAGAGAGCTTATACGAAATCCACCAAAGACAAAAATTATTTTCGGACCAATAACTGAAAAAGCGTCGGACCATGCCGGAGCTATAAGCGTCGGCGATGCCAAGATTTTGCTGTTTCCGGTTAGGAGCTTGAAGGGCGTCTTTGCCTACGTAACCTGCCCGTTGGTTTTGGAGAGATTTAAGAGAGATTTGGAGATTGCAGGAATGAAAAATGATTTTGAAATACCGTCGGTAAATTATGATGAAGTAATAATATCGACGAATTCTTCCTTAGTGGATGGCGATAAAGTTGTTCTCGAGGATGTTATACTTAAAGATAGAAGGGAAGACATCGGTAACTTGGCTAATCAGGTATCCGTGCTATCATCAGTAAACGTGGACGAAAACAGAATAGCTATAATAAATAATGATTTATTCAGAGATCTCGTAAAGACTGCTACCGAAATCGTTGCAAGAGTTAAAATCGACTCTATGAAAGGAACTGTGCAAAGTGGCGCTTTGTGGTATGAAGAGTATTTACCGAGTGATTGCTTGCTTTATTCGGTGATTGCCATTGGAAAACCGAAAAAAGAGGTAAATGGGCTTAAAACTTCAGATGACGTTAAAGAGGAGTTACCGAATTTTAACAATAAGTTCGTTCAAATCGGTGGCAATGAAACCGTAGGCAAGGGTTTTGTTAAGATTAAAATTTGGGAGGGTAGTGAATGA
- the crn3 gene encoding CRISPR-associated ring nuclease Crn3/Csx3, which translates to MGFVIKELADFTLLHFELEEPLKPSDLKDIEIPKIDTRKGVILSGRGPIWLHCFLAHKFHHTPFVAIYDPRLGAVVVQSHTALEEGEVLDIVVEEVLE; encoded by the coding sequence GTGGGGTTCGTAATAAAAGAGTTAGCAGATTTCACTTTACTCCACTTTGAACTTGAAGAACCGTTAAAGCCATCCGATTTAAAAGACATTGAAATCCCAAAGATCGACACTCGAAAGGGTGTCATTCTGTCGGGTCGAGGTCCGATATGGCTCCACTGCTTTTTGGCTCATAAGTTCCATCATACACCATTTGTAGCGATTTATGACCCAAGACTTGGTGCGGTGGTGGTGCAATCTCACACCGCTCTGGAAGAAGGTGAGGTTTTAGACATCGTTGTTGAGGAGGTACTGGAATGA
- the csx1 gene encoding CRISPR-associated CARF protein Csx1, with protein MKKVLVVPWGNPFGWNEATYVYGSVEKRSFSTLPVLREAIKPDKIIVVVLDTLANIVSRAGEPPISQCDFSSYDEIREDVKERVRYFVEEKLEEKFDGIELVIAAGVGVFGNIRVEGDMLDYYHYTTYELAKRLPDEDMTVYLDLTHGINFMPVLTYRALSSLLGLASYLKDVQFKVLNSEPYPLGVPQEEIRKLRLNVRVVEDREVKPKPILSLLEDENFNRWNAFISSVANGFPLVFATLCPKMVEIEKEIESRLKSFYRDITVDGRSVIRSSTLDSNFKTLSKLYYLLRVLNTEFRNLPKKEVTLNELKTISETLFNKLPRIGVIVEEQIKDLENRLTTSGKPKSSLRGKGWKPLAEYLSSSGISSSDTTDENKVVRNFIAHSGFEYNVTMVEENFGTITFKYKSKDEQVIPYSIKSLQFRLKRGD; from the coding sequence ATGAAGAAAGTTTTGGTGGTACCGTGGGGTAATCCATTCGGGTGGAATGAAGCAACATACGTTTATGGAAGTGTCGAAAAACGAAGCTTTAGCACATTACCTGTTTTGAGAGAAGCAATAAAACCCGACAAAATAATCGTAGTAGTTCTCGATACATTAGCTAACATAGTTAGTAGGGCTGGTGAACCTCCCATCTCCCAATGTGATTTTTCAAGCTACGACGAGATTAGAGAGGACGTTAAAGAACGTGTAAGGTATTTTGTTGAAGAAAAACTTGAGGAGAAGTTCGATGGAATTGAACTCGTAATTGCTGCCGGTGTGGGAGTTTTCGGGAATATACGGGTTGAAGGTGATATGCTCGACTACTACCATTACACAACCTACGAACTCGCTAAGCGTCTTCCGGATGAAGATATGACTGTTTATCTTGACCTGACTCACGGCATTAACTTCATGCCCGTCCTGACGTACAGAGCGTTATCGAGTCTCTTGGGCTTGGCTTCGTATCTTAAAGATGTGCAGTTTAAAGTATTAAATTCCGAGCCATATCCTTTAGGAGTTCCACAAGAAGAAATCCGCAAACTCAGGCTAAACGTGAGGGTTGTTGAGGATCGAGAGGTAAAACCAAAACCCATCCTGAGTCTTCTGGAGGATGAAAACTTCAACCGCTGGAATGCGTTCATAAGCTCAGTTGCCAACGGTTTTCCGCTTGTTTTTGCGACATTGTGTCCCAAGATGGTTGAAATCGAAAAAGAAATCGAAAGCAGGCTGAAATCCTTTTACCGTGATATAACCGTTGATGGTCGATCCGTGATAAGAAGTTCGACACTCGACTCAAATTTCAAAACTCTTTCAAAGTTGTATTATTTGCTAAGAGTACTCAACACAGAATTTAGGAATTTACCGAAGAAGGAAGTTACGCTCAACGAATTGAAAACAATATCAGAAACTTTGTTCAACAAACTGCCGAGGATTGGCGTAATAGTCGAAGAGCAGATAAAGGACTTAGAGAACAGGCTTACCACCAGCGGAAAACCGAAGAGCTCCCTACGTGGAAAGGGTTGGAAGCCTTTGGCTGAATACTTATCCTCAAGCGGTATCAGTAGTAGCGATACAACCGACGAAAATAAGGTAGTTAGAAACTTCATAGCTCACTCTGGATTTGAATACAATGTCACGATGGTTGAGGAAAATTTTGGAACTATCACGTTCAAATATAAATCTAAGGATGAGCAGGTAATACCCTATTCTATCAAATCTCTGCAATTCAGACTAAAGAGGGGTGATTGA
- the cmr3 gene encoding type III-B CRISPR module-associated protein Cmr3, whose product MLIKPNDVLLFRESKNFTAGEAHVARSQLPLPQTIAGAIRSKILVNSEFSGEALKLAGLERRDNGRYKSVDPEFEIIGQFFCKRKSNKVREYFKAPMDIVKSKGVDGCFYVRPINVLSNYVFGGRDIHFESVNGYIEGNNLVKYLKGELGEKELEGAVVNENELLKRESRVGIKLDNSKTTEEGYFYKVEFLRFEKDAGVSVWFGKDADIVKKHLDNGNRLLKLGGENRFVTFEFDDGDPIEDYRDSWKDIRKRINESGRFKLYVATPILNCIRRDEGGKKCECYSWNIAKAKITLNGDNHSGRSLKEMIEIDGVYPLIGKPIAISGWDYALNRPKGNRYAIPPSSVYFVEFNGEFKLNEPYLKLGELTKLGYGLCFMGVWE is encoded by the coding sequence ATGCTGATTAAACCGAACGATGTTCTGCTTTTCAGGGAATCAAAAAATTTCACTGCTGGGGAAGCTCATGTGGCGAGGTCGCAGTTACCTTTGCCTCAAACTATAGCCGGAGCGATAAGAAGCAAGATTTTGGTGAATAGTGAGTTTTCTGGAGAAGCTTTGAAGCTTGCAGGTCTTGAAAGGCGAGATAATGGCAGATACAAATCAGTTGATCCCGAATTCGAGATAATTGGGCAGTTCTTTTGTAAACGTAAATCTAACAAAGTTCGCGAATACTTTAAAGCACCAATGGACATTGTAAAATCAAAGGGTGTAGATGGTTGTTTTTACGTGAGACCTATTAACGTTTTGAGTAATTACGTTTTTGGAGGTAGGGATATACATTTCGAGAGCGTTAACGGGTACATCGAGGGCAACAACTTAGTTAAGTACTTGAAAGGTGAGCTTGGCGAGAAAGAGCTTGAGGGGGCTGTTGTAAATGAGAACGAGCTTTTGAAGAGGGAAAGCAGGGTTGGAATAAAGCTCGACAACTCGAAAACGACGGAGGAAGGATACTTTTACAAGGTAGAATTTTTGAGATTTGAAAAGGACGCTGGCGTATCTGTGTGGTTCGGTAAAGATGCGGATATTGTTAAGAAGCATTTGGATAACGGAAATCGACTTTTAAAGCTCGGCGGAGAGAACAGGTTCGTCACATTTGAGTTTGATGACGGGGACCCCATTGAGGATTACAGGGATAGCTGGAAAGACATTAGAAAAAGAATTAATGAGAGTGGTAGATTCAAGCTATATGTAGCGACGCCGATTTTGAATTGTATCAGGCGGGACGAGGGAGGAAAGAAGTGTGAGTGTTATTCATGGAATATAGCGAAGGCTAAAATCACTTTGAATGGCGATAATCATTCAGGCAGGAGTTTGAAGGAAATGATTGAAATAGATGGAGTTTATCCGCTCATAGGAAAGCCCATAGCAATCAGCGGGTGGGATTATGCGTTAAACAGACCAAAGGGCAACCGCTACGCAATTCCACCGAGTAGTGTTTATTTTGTGGAATTCAATGGAGAATTTAAGCTGAATGAGCCGTATCTGAAGCTTGGAGAACTCACAAAGTTGGGTTACGGCTTGTGTTTTATGGGGGTTTGGGAATGA
- the cas10 gene encoding type III-B CRISPR-associated protein Cas10/Cmr2: MTSKMRVEKTIAFLHDPPDKVLKIIKHEDRAKDLLKNISLNWNKIEADIISSSLQRLVFQAKGKIPSVDFYGKSSGNYIHVGYPVFKHPVTACKKRYECLSRFCDHIRGVYSYSKLDEFVEDVLDVEKNVLKSFWENNPKGDYFRIWNYYVQCLKNEIANMLRKKWLEVIEVVFRDNTNKIVDILAEELMNLPAETRCPDHSIWDHLDATSAIHGALIKGKPALLMFKISPVQDFIKNARKEKDLWAGSHLLSFLTFKAIEVVVDEFGPDAIIFPHLRGQPFFDKEYGKYFGGFIGQGQKENLKIANIPNKFLAIIGCADDYEEALETIKLKIENKIHEILNNILNDALEILEIKESFEDTIRNYFKVTVEIVPANINKLCNILEELPESVKDKYKKWINLMEHSAYDFGKPFDLYSLMFELIDGLVAISSRKFEKREGESKYKCTMCGELEIVGTEKTWKRIKNKFREFRETGIFKENEELCPICLIKRYYPLWIKSKLDIDAGFESVSEVALRKNDWLSKVENFENSEHYRELINALKGNEKLKKLVKNRDGFDELIDSELLYIENWNLKYLKDNFYVEVSEAELEEPKKIVEKIYDQHEKPEKYYAILIMDGDNMGKMLVGDEMKPVKDYLHPAVLEYLLQDAKEKVEKTKRLITPATHAAISRALAYFSVNKVSEIVKNRRGELIYAGGDDVLALLPIDSALRCAYDIQGEFGKDWDGWELLPSKTMSAGILIVHYKHPLYDALDKARMLEKKAKNFGRDAVAVGHLTRRGSYSEAVFNWDIVPELDYLVWLIRNSKENEKPNVSRRIIYHVVEEINKVPNDEGAITSFLKYGLLRHYDGDSKEEIVGNLLERIMNIARKLRVEVRLVGVDTREYGLCDEDKKVLEEKLNASIQKLVKNCELSLGKLYDVARIDGVEDCKFYEKLYGLILKKQVRSLFILLKILVDCDAELGGGKCENAD, encoded by the coding sequence ATGACTTCCAAAATGCGGGTAGAAAAAACGATAGCGTTCTTACACGACCCGCCAGATAAGGTTTTGAAGATAATAAAGCACGAGGATAGAGCAAAAGATTTGCTAAAAAATATAAGTTTAAATTGGAATAAGATAGAGGCAGACATAATTTCATCATCTCTTCAAAGGTTAGTGTTTCAAGCTAAAGGAAAAATACCCTCGGTTGATTTTTACGGAAAATCAAGTGGGAATTATATTCACGTAGGTTATCCCGTTTTTAAGCATCCTGTAACAGCATGCAAAAAGAGGTATGAGTGTCTAAGTCGTTTTTGCGATCACATTAGGGGTGTATATAGTTACTCAAAACTTGACGAATTCGTTGAAGACGTTTTAGACGTTGAGAAAAACGTCTTGAAAAGTTTTTGGGAAAACAATCCAAAAGGAGATTACTTCAGAATCTGGAACTACTATGTACAGTGCCTTAAAAATGAAATTGCAAATATGCTGAGAAAAAAGTGGCTAGAAGTCATCGAAGTTGTTTTTAGAGATAACACGAATAAAATCGTTGATATTTTAGCAGAAGAACTTATGAATCTACCTGCAGAAACAAGATGTCCCGATCACAGCATCTGGGATCATCTCGATGCTACTTCAGCCATTCACGGTGCTTTAATTAAAGGCAAACCCGCCCTGTTGATGTTCAAAATCAGTCCCGTCCAAGATTTCATAAAGAATGCAAGGAAAGAAAAAGATTTGTGGGCAGGTAGTCACCTTTTGAGCTTTTTGACCTTTAAAGCTATAGAGGTAGTAGTTGATGAATTCGGACCCGATGCGATAATCTTTCCCCACCTGAGAGGTCAGCCGTTTTTTGATAAAGAGTATGGAAAATACTTCGGTGGATTTATCGGTCAAGGACAAAAGGAAAATCTCAAAATAGCAAATATTCCGAACAAGTTTTTGGCTATAATCGGATGTGCGGACGATTACGAAGAAGCTCTTGAGACGATAAAGCTTAAAATCGAAAACAAAATCCATGAGATATTAAATAATATACTTAACGATGCTTTGGAAATTCTTGAAATAAAAGAAAGTTTTGAGGATACAATTAGAAACTACTTTAAAGTAACTGTTGAAATCGTCCCAGCTAATATTAACAAGCTCTGTAATATTTTAGAAGAACTACCGGAGAGTGTTAAAGACAAATACAAGAAATGGATTAATCTCATGGAACATTCAGCTTACGATTTTGGTAAACCTTTTGATCTATATTCATTGATGTTTGAACTGATAGATGGGCTTGTTGCCATTTCATCAAGGAAGTTCGAAAAACGTGAGGGTGAAAGTAAATACAAATGTACGATGTGTGGTGAACTTGAAATTGTTGGAACCGAGAAAACGTGGAAACGGATTAAGAATAAATTTAGAGAATTTAGAGAAACCGGTATTTTCAAAGAAAACGAGGAGCTATGTCCAATTTGTTTGATAAAGAGGTATTACCCTCTTTGGATTAAGAGTAAATTGGACATCGATGCGGGATTTGAGTCGGTTTCTGAGGTTGCTTTGAGAAAGAATGATTGGTTGTCGAAAGTTGAAAATTTTGAAAATTCTGAACACTACAGAGAGCTAATTAATGCTCTCAAAGGTAATGAAAAACTCAAAAAACTCGTTAAAAATAGGGATGGGTTTGATGAACTTATTGACTCAGAGTTGTTGTATATAGAAAATTGGAATTTGAAATATCTTAAAGATAACTTCTACGTTGAAGTTTCAGAAGCTGAACTTGAGGAGCCGAAAAAGATCGTCGAAAAAATATACGACCAGCACGAGAAACCGGAAAAATACTACGCCATCCTGATAATGGACGGCGACAATATGGGTAAAATGCTCGTCGGCGACGAAATGAAACCCGTTAAGGATTACTTACATCCAGCAGTTTTGGAGTATCTGCTCCAAGATGCAAAAGAAAAGGTCGAAAAAACCAAGAGGTTGATTACCCCAGCAACCCACGCAGCGATAAGCCGTGCTTTAGCTTACTTCTCAGTCAATAAAGTTTCAGAAATCGTCAAAAACCGTAGAGGTGAACTCATTTACGCCGGAGGAGACGACGTTTTAGCTTTGTTGCCGATAGATTCCGCTTTGCGTTGTGCTTACGACATCCAAGGAGAGTTTGGAAAGGATTGGGACGGCTGGGAATTACTACCCTCCAAAACCATGAGTGCTGGCATACTGATAGTGCATTACAAACATCCCCTATACGATGCCCTTGATAAAGCCCGTATGCTGGAGAAGAAAGCCAAGAATTTCGGTAGAGATGCCGTTGCCGTTGGACATCTCACGAGAAGGGGGAGTTACAGCGAAGCAGTCTTTAACTGGGATATAGTTCCGGAACTCGATTATCTCGTGTGGCTGATAAGGAACTCGAAAGAAAACGAGAAGCCGAACGTATCTCGTAGAATAATTTATCACGTGGTTGAAGAGATCAATAAAGTTCCGAACGATGAGGGAGCTATAACGAGCTTTTTGAAATACGGGCTATTGAGACACTACGACGGCGACAGCAAGGAAGAAATCGTCGGGAACTTGCTCGAAAGGATAATGAATATTGCGAGAAAGCTTAGAGTCGAAGTTCGGCTGGTTGGCGTTGACACAAGGGAGTACGGATTATGTGACGAAGATAAGAAAGTTCTGGAAGAGAAACTGAATGCCAGCATTCAAAAGCTCGTGAAGAATTGTGAATTGTCTCTTGGAAAGCTGTACGACGTTGCAAGGATAGACGGGGTTGAAGACTGTAAATTCTACGAAAAGCTTTACGGTTTAATTCTGAAAAAGCAAGTCAGATCTCTGTTCATACTTTTGAAGATTCTGGTTGATTGTGATGCCGAACTGGGTGGTGGTAAATGTGAGAATGCTGATTAA